The following is a genomic window from Variovorax paradoxus.
CCGCATGCGCCGGCTCTACCGCGAGCGGCAGCAAGCGCTTCGGGTGGCGCTGACCCGGCACCTCAAGGTGCCGCACCAGATCGACGGCGGCTATTGCGGACTGCATCTCACGGTGCGGCTGCCTGCCCGCTTCGACGACCGGCGGATCGCCGCCGAAGCGCTGCGCCATCAAATCGCGCCCGTGCCGCTGTCGAGCTTTGCAATACAACCCAGGGCGGCGGACAACGGGTTGGTGCTGGGCTACGGCAACACCTCGGCGGAACTCTTCGAGCCGCTGGTCAAGCGCCTGTCGCAGCTGGTGCGGTCCGCGGAGCGCGGCCAGGCTTGATCAGCCCTGGCCAGCCACGCCAAAGCCCGTGTCGAACGTGCCCTTCACATCGAGCGGCTGCTTGATGAGCCCCACCTGCCGGTAGAAATCCGCCGTGCCCTGCTGGTCGGCAATCACCTGCGCATCGATCGGTATCCACTTCTGCCGGCGCCGCTCGAACTGCAGCTTGGCCGCCTCGGGCGGAATGCCGATGATGCGTGCGAGCGCGGCCGAGTAGGCATCGACGTTGCGGTATGACCAGAGCTGCGCCTTCACCACGCGCTGCAAGAAGTCTTGCAGCACCGGGCGCTTGGCGGCAATGGCCGCATCGGTGGCCGCCAGGTAGCTCAGGCCCGGCAGCAGCCCGCGCCCGCTGACCAGCACGCGCGCATGCTGGCTCACCTCCGCCATGGCCGTGTAAGGCTCCCAGGTGGCCCATGCATCGACCGAGCCCTGCGTGAGCGCGAGCTTGGCATCGGCAGGCGCAAGAAAGCGGATGTTCACCTCTTCGGGCTTGAGCCCTGCCGCGGTGATTGCCTTGAGAGTGACGTAGTGGCCAATGGAGCCGCGGTTGGTTGCAATGCTCTTGCCCTTGAGATCGGCCGCGGTCTTGAGCGGTGAGTCGGGCCGCACCAGCACTGCAGTGCCGTATGAGTCCGAACGGTTGGCGCCGATGGCTTTCACGCGCGTGCCGGCGGCCAGCGCAAAGATGAGCGGCGCATCGCCGATGGGACCGGAATCGACCGCGGCGGCGTTCAGCGCCTCGGCCAGCGGTGCGGCCGCGGGGAACTCGGACCACTGGATGTCGTAGCCGAGGCCCTCAAGGCCGTTGGCCGCTTCGAGCAATGCACGCAGGCCGCCCTTCTGGTCACCGGCCTTGAGCACCTGCCGGCCTTGTGCATTGGCCTGGAACGAGATGGCAGGCAAGCTGATGGCCGTGGCGGCAGCGAAGCTGTGCGTGAGCAGCCGCCGGCGCGCTCTGTCGGGGTGTGGTGAGTGCATGGGTTCTCCGTGTTCGTTGAAGTTGAAAAATCCGGTCAATGGATGAAGCCGCCCTTGACGAAGCGCACCGGCTCGGCGTCCATGCGGGCAATGAGCGCACCCAACCCGTCGGTCGGGAATGCGGCGCCCTGCCCTGGCGCCGCCGTGGCGCGTTCGCTGCGGCAGACCAGGTCGTCGTCGGACCAGCCCGCCTTGCCGGGCTCGCCGCGCACGCGCAGCCAGCCGTCGCGGTCGGCGATGAGTTGCGTGCCGGCAAGGCGGTCGGTCCCGGTGATCAAGGCCAGCGCCTCCCATGCGGCGGCGGACTGCGCAACGCAATCGGCAGTGGCGGTCGAGGCGATCGGCGGCGGCGGCACGAGCAGCACCGTCACGAGCCGCGGGTCTTCAGCCGGTGCTGCATTGCCGGCGACGATGCGCACACGCTGCCCGCGCCAGCTTGCGAGCGACCGCGCAGGTTGCGAGCCGCAACGCACCGCCATGTCGGGCAGGCCGATGGGCTGCGGCCAGTTGCCGAGCGCGCGCAGGCTCTGCCCGGCGCCCAGCGCCTTCATGTAGTCGATGAGCGCCCACGCCTCGGCCTCGTCGATCTTTGCGCCGAAGCCCGGCATCGTGGCCCTGCCATGCTGCGCATCGCGCGTGCCGTGAAGAATGCGCCAGAGCAGGTCGCCGTCGGCACGCCGCCATAGCAAGGGGCCGCTCAGGCTCGGCGGCCACACCGCCAGCGAGGCCGCGAGCGGACCTTGGCCCCTGCCATCCGCGCCGTGGCACGCGACGCAGTTCTGTTCGTAGAGCGCGCGGCCCTTGGCAATGGAGGCGGCCGTGAAGCCGGTCGGCGATGCCTGGAAACTCGTGGGCGTTGCCGGCACCAGCACCACATGCGCATCGGGCCACGGTGCGGCGATCAGCAGCATCGGTACCAATGCCAGAAAGTAGAAGCGCGGGCGCCGCCACAGCAACGCGAGCAGCAGCGCAAGCAGCGCCGCGGCAACAAAGACCAGCGTCCACGCGAGGCTGCGCGCCTGGCCCAGGTCGATCAGCAGGTTCTCGCCCGAGAGGCGATGCGTCCAAGGCCAGGCCGGCTGGCCGTGCACCTGCCGTGCGAGCCCGAGCGCATCGAGCACGCGCAGCAGCTGGAGCTGGGCGCCTTGCAGCAGGCCGATCAGCAGGTTGAGCCAATCGGCCTCGGGCGTGCTGTTCATCTCACCAGGTGGCGTCGAGCCCCAGGTGCCGTAGCGCCTCGTGACGCAACTCGGCGAGCCTCGCATGGCCGCGGTGGCGCGGATATGGCAGATCGACCACGATCTCTGCCGCAACGCGCGCCGGTCGGTCGCTGAGCACGATCACGCGGTTGGCAAGGAACAGCGCCTCTTCCACGTCGTGCGTGACCAGCAGTGCCGAAAAGCCCGCGCGTTGCCACAAGTTGACCAACTCGCTCTGCATTGCCATGCGCGTGAGCGAATCGAGCTTGCCGAGCGGCTCGTCGAGCACCAGCAACTGCGGGTCGTTGACCAGCGCGCGTGCCAATGCCACGCGCTGCGCCATGCCGCCCGAAAGCTGATGCGGGAACACCTTGGCGAAGTCGGTGAGCCCCACGAGCTTCAGCGCCTCGTCGACACGCCCGCGTTGCGCCTTGAGCACGCCGCGCGCCTGCAGCCCGAGCGCCACGTTGTCCCACACGCTGCGCCAGGGATAGAGCGTCGGGTCCTGGAACACGACGATGCGCGACGGGTCGGGCCGGGTGATCGGTGCATCGTCTTGCGTGATGCGCCCGGCCGTGGCGGGCTCCAGGCCAGCCACCAGCCGCAGCAAGGTCGACTTGCCGCAACCGCTCGGGCCCAGCAGCGCGACAAATTCGCCGGGCTTCACGGTAAGGTCTATGTCGTCGAGCACCTGCAGCGGCCCCGCCGGCACATCGAACCAATGGCTCACACCGCGAATGTCGATGTGCGCGCCGGCTTGGCGCACGCCTGCATCGGCAGTGGCTACCATTTGACGGTTCCCTTCTGCCACGACAGCACGCGGTCGCGCACCTTGAACAGCAGCGTGATCAGGCCAGAGCACAGCACGGCCATCACGATCAGCGCGGCGTACATGTTCGAGTACGAAGCCCAGCCCTGAGCCCAGGAGAGATAGAAACCGAGCCCGGCCTTCACGCCCATCATCTCGGCCGTGACGAGCACGGAGAACGCGGCACCAAGCCCCATGAAAAGGCCCACGAACACCTGCGGGAGCGCAGCCGGAATGGCCACGCGCAGCACCAGGAAGCGCTCGTTCGCGCCCATGGTGCGCGCCACGTCGTAGTAGTTGCGATTGACACCCGCCACGCCGGACCAGGTGAGCACCGCCACCGGAAAGCCGGTGGCCAGCGCAATCAGGAACACCGCGGCCGCATAGCTCGACGGAAAGAAGAAGAACGCGAGCGGCAGCAGTGCCGAGGCCGGCACCGGCCCCAGGAAGCGCAGCACCGGGTGCACCCAGTAGCCCGCGATGCGCGACCAGCCGATGGTCACGCCCGTGAGAAAGCCGGCGAGCGCACCCAGCACAAAGCCGTGCGCCAGCAACCGCGCCGAGTGCAGCAGGCTTTCGCCGAGGCGGCGCCAGTCGTCGATGTAGGTTTCGACCAGGCTTTGCGGCGGTGCGAAGAACGGCGTGGGGAGCAGCGCGAGCTTGGCCGTGGCGATCTCCCAGATGGCGAAGAGCACGGGCAGCGCAACCAGCCAGGGGCCGGCAGGCCGCAGCAGGCGTGCGGCGCGGCCGGCGCGCGTTCCAAGCAATGCGACGGCAAGGAGCAGCGCACCGACGGCAATGGCGGCAATGCCGAATTCGTCGGTGTAGGCCCAGTCGCTGAAGCCCACGGCCTGGTTCGGCCAGTAGACGGTGAGCAGGCCTAGCGCGAGCCATGTCGCAGCGGCGGCGAAGCCGATGCGCCATGTGGGCAGGGTCGCTGGGGTGGGGGCCGGTGTCGAAGCAGGAGCCAGCGGGCGTTCGGGCGCCGCGGCCCCCACCCTGGCCCTTCCCCGGAAGGGGAGGGAATCGAAGCCCAATGCGGGGTCGGGGGTGCTCATGCCAGCGGATCGAAGGAAACGTGTTCGGCAAAGCGCACCGGGTCGGTGGTCTTCTTGAGAACACCCACGCTTCGGAAATCCCGCGCATAGAACTCCACCTCGTCGCGCAGGTTCTTGCCCAGCGGATGATGGTTGTGCGTGAGCGTGCCGAGCAGCGCGCGCAGGTCTTCCACCGGCACCTTGGGCGAATACTTGGCAAAGAGCTTGGCCGATTCGTTCGGGTTCTCGGCCACGTAGTCGGAGGCCTGCGCAATGGCGCGCACCAGCGCAGCGACGGTCGGCTTGTCCTTGCGTACCAGCTCGCCGCGGGCACCGACGATGCAGCAGACCTTGTCCTTGTATTCGCCGGAGAGGTTGCTTGCAATCTCCACGAAGGCGCCCTTGTTGCGCTTCTCGATCAGGTAGACGTTCGGGTCGCCATCGGCAATGGCGTGGATCTCACCTTTCTGAACGGCAATGTCGAGCAGGTCGGCCGGGTACTGGCGCCAGGTCACGTCCTTTTCGGCATCGACCCCGTTCTTGGTCAGCAGGATCGAGAAGAAGTTCTTGCCCGGGCTCGCAATGTCCGACACGCCGATGATCTTGCCCTTGAGGCTTGCAAGGCTGGTCGCGCCCGCGCTCTTCGCGCCCACCAGCCGCACGCAACCGCCGTGCGAGCTGCCGACGATCTTCACGTCGAAGCCCGACTCCAGCGGCTTGAGCCAGCGGTGGATCATGCCCACGGCCGCATCGGCCTTGGCCGTTGCCAGCGATTCCAGCAGCTGGTCGGTGGAGCCGGTGTAGTTGATCAGGTCCACCTGCAGGCCGTTGCGCTCGAAGTAGCCGCGCTCTTGCGCCACCACCACGGGCGAGAGGCAGAACGCGGCAGCGTTCCAGGCAAAGGTGAGCTTGCGCGCCTGCTGCGAGAAGGCCTGCGAGGCGATCAGCCCGCCCGAGGCGACCACGGCGGCGGCGCCGCCGGCGCGCAAGACGCTGCGGCGTGTAAGGGATGCGGTCATCGAGAACTCCGTTGGTTTTTTATCTTCAGTCCAGCAGTTCGGGTTCCGCTTCGACAAGGCCTTGATAGAGGCTGTCGAAGGAATGGATGGCCCCCTCCGAGCCGCCGATCTGGCTGTGGGTATGGCGTGCTGTTGCTTCGTCGATGGGCTGCGGCTTGCCGGCGGCTTCGGCCAGAAGCTGGGTGCGGCAGGCGTTGTCGAGCGCGATGTACCACCACGCGGCAGCCTCCACCGTGGGGCCCGCTGTCAGGATGCCGTGGTTCTTGAGGATGGCGCCCTTCTTGTCGCCCAGCGCCTGGGCAATGCGCTCGCCCTCGCTGGTGTCGACCACCATGCCGGTGAAGTCGTCGAACAGCGCCACATCTTCGTGGAACACGCAGCTGTCCTGCGTGATGGTGTCGAGCTTGCGGCCCAGCGTGGACCATGCCTTGCCGTAGGTCGAATGCGTGTGGGCCGCGGCAACGATCTTCGGGTTGTGCTCGTGGATGGCGGCGTGAATGGCAAAGGCGGCCTTGTTGAGCGGCTTGTCGCCGATCACGGTTTCACCTTTGGCGTTGACCAGCAGCAGGTCGGACACCTTGATGCGCGAGAAGTGAATGCCCAGCGGGTTGACCCAGAAGTGGTCGGTGAGCTCCGGATCGCGCGCGGTGATGTGGCCGGCAAGCCCCTGCGCAAAGCCGAAGCGTGCGAACAGGCGGAAGGCGCCGGCGAGGCGCTCCTGCCGGTGGCGGCGCTCGGCCTGCAGGCT
Proteins encoded in this region:
- a CDS encoding ABC transporter substrate-binding protein gives rise to the protein MHSPHPDRARRRLLTHSFAAATAISLPAISFQANAQGRQVLKAGDQKGGLRALLEAANGLEGLGYDIQWSEFPAAAPLAEALNAAAVDSGPIGDAPLIFALAAGTRVKAIGANRSDSYGTAVLVRPDSPLKTAADLKGKSIATNRGSIGHYVTLKAITAAGLKPEEVNIRFLAPADAKLALTQGSVDAWATWEPYTAMAEVSQHARVLVSGRGLLPGLSYLAATDAAIAAKRPVLQDFLQRVVKAQLWSYRNVDAYSAALARIIGIPPEAAKLQFERRRQKWIPIDAQVIADQQGTADFYRQVGLIKQPLDVKGTFDTGFGVAGQG
- a CDS encoding c-type cytochrome, encoding MNSTPEADWLNLLIGLLQGAQLQLLRVLDALGLARQVHGQPAWPWTHRLSGENLLIDLGQARSLAWTLVFVAAALLALLLALLWRRPRFYFLALVPMLLIAAPWPDAHVVLVPATPTSFQASPTGFTAASIAKGRALYEQNCVACHGADGRGQGPLAASLAVWPPSLSGPLLWRRADGDLLWRILHGTRDAQHGRATMPGFGAKIDEAEAWALIDYMKALGAGQSLRALGNWPQPIGLPDMAVRCGSQPARSLASWRGQRVRIVAGNAAPAEDPRLVTVLLVPPPPIASTATADCVAQSAAAWEALALITGTDRLAGTQLIADRDGWLRVRGEPGKAGWSDDDLVCRSERATAAPGQGAAFPTDGLGALIARMDAEPVRFVKGGFIH
- a CDS encoding ABC transporter ATP-binding protein, translating into MVATADAGVRQAGAHIDIRGVSHWFDVPAGPLQVLDDIDLTVKPGEFVALLGPSGCGKSTLLRLVAGLEPATAGRITQDDAPITRPDPSRIVVFQDPTLYPWRSVWDNVALGLQARGVLKAQRGRVDEALKLVGLTDFAKVFPHQLSGGMAQRVALARALVNDPQLLVLDEPLGKLDSLTRMAMQSELVNLWQRAGFSALLVTHDVEEALFLANRVIVLSDRPARVAAEIVVDLPYPRHRGHARLAELRHEALRHLGLDATW
- a CDS encoding ABC transporter permease, whose protein sequence is MSTPDPALGFDSLPFRGRARVGAAAPERPLAPASTPAPTPATLPTWRIGFAAAATWLALGLLTVYWPNQAVGFSDWAYTDEFGIAAIAVGALLLAVALLGTRAGRAARLLRPAGPWLVALPVLFAIWEIATAKLALLPTPFFAPPQSLVETYIDDWRRLGESLLHSARLLAHGFVLGALAGFLTGVTIGWSRIAGYWVHPVLRFLGPVPASALLPLAFFFFPSSYAAAVFLIALATGFPVAVLTWSGVAGVNRNYYDVARTMGANERFLVLRVAIPAALPQVFVGLFMGLGAAFSVLVTAEMMGVKAGLGFYLSWAQGWASYSNMYAALIVMAVLCSGLITLLFKVRDRVLSWQKGTVKW
- a CDS encoding ABC transporter substrate-binding protein, whose product is MTASLTRRSVLRAGGAAAVVASGGLIASQAFSQQARKLTFAWNAAAFCLSPVVVAQERGYFERNGLQVDLINYTGSTDQLLESLATAKADAAVGMIHRWLKPLESGFDVKIVGSSHGGCVRLVGAKSAGATSLASLKGKIIGVSDIASPGKNFFSILLTKNGVDAEKDVTWRQYPADLLDIAVQKGEIHAIADGDPNVYLIEKRNKGAFVEIASNLSGEYKDKVCCIVGARGELVRKDKPTVAALVRAIAQASDYVAENPNESAKLFAKYSPKVPVEDLRALLGTLTHNHHPLGKNLRDEVEFYARDFRSVGVLKKTTDPVRFAEHVSFDPLA
- a CDS encoding class II aldolase/adducin family protein — translated: MSAVLSIDWDAGFALRRNPNPQQKYWFDPIPPRTSLQAERRHRQERLAGAFRLFARFGFAQGLAGHITARDPELTDHFWVNPLGIHFSRIKVSDLLLVNAKGETVIGDKPLNKAAFAIHAAIHEHNPKIVAAAHTHSTYGKAWSTLGRKLDTITQDSCVFHEDVALFDDFTGMVVDTSEGERIAQALGDKKGAILKNHGILTAGPTVEAAAWWYIALDNACRTQLLAEAAGKPQPIDEATARHTHSQIGGSEGAIHSFDSLYQGLVEAEPELLD